A single genomic interval of Daucus carota subsp. sativus chromosome 1, DH1 v3.0, whole genome shotgun sequence harbors:
- the LOC108205372 gene encoding ABC transporter G family member 48-like yields MEEIRFVLLLSLSCSPFSRVSRFSNLISLSPELVGDFSEEIIKREKLWTGVADFLQEVTSKHDQKQCWLHKDEPYRYVTAQEFSKAYLSFHKVM; encoded by the exons ATGGAAGAGATACGATTTGTGCTTCTTCTCTCTCTATCGTGTTCCCCTTTTTCTAGGGTTTCAAGATTCTCCAATTTAATCTCTCTCTCGCCGGAGCTG GTTGGAGACTTCTCTGAAGaaattattaaaagagaaaagctTTGGACAG GTGTCGCAGACTTCTTGCAAGAA GTAACATCAAAACATGATCAGAAGCAATGTTGGCTGCATAAGGATGAACCTTACAGATATGTTACAGCCCAGGAATTTTCCAAAGCTTACCTATCATTTCATAAAGTGATGTAG